Below is a window of Bacillota bacterium DNA.
TTCATCATCGCGAATGGATCACCATATGTCGGCGATGTGTGGCTGAAGTAGTTGTTGGCGACCATGTCCTGGCTCTTCTTGCGTGCGAGGTCCACGAGCCGCGGGTCGACTGTGAGAGGCGCGAGGCCCGCCTTTGCCCTCTCTTGGTTGACGAGGTCTATCATCCGCTGCTCGTCGGCGCTAAGACCGGGAGTCGGATTGGGCTGGGGCTGAGGTTGAGGCTGCGGCTGGGGTTGAGGTTGGGGTTGGGGTTGGGGTTGAGGCTGCGGCTGCGGAGCCGGCTTGGACGGCGCATAGGATCCGCCGCTGTAATAGTACCAGGTGTTCCCGGACTTGTAGTACGTGCCTCCCGAGCCTGAATACGATCCCCCGCTGTAGTACGTGCCACCGTAGTTTCCGTACGTGCCCGAGCTGCCGCCGCTCTGGTAGTAACCGGAATTCCCCGACCCGCTGAAATAGTAGGTCTTGTTGCCACTGGAAGAGTAGTAGGTTGCCGCGAAGGTCTGGGCTGACGCCATCAGGATGGCGAGGCTGACAACTAGGAGCACCGTGACTAGGAATGTCTTTCTGTTCACGTGGACACCTCCTCTTACTTTCATAGTAACCGCAGCATAAAGCCCATTCAACTGGGAACTCACACCAATAGGCTTCTGAGCTCGTGCGTTGTCGGACCGCGTGCTTGTGTCCCCTGCTGCCGCCCGAAAGCAAAGCTCGAACGTGCGCGCATCGCGCCGTCGGGGGAGTACCGCCCTCTGTAACCCTTCGTACAAGACGAAGGCAGGGCGCTCCGCCACGCAGCGCCCTGCCTGCCTCGAATCAGGATCCGCCTATTTCAGCCCGCACAGCCGATTCTTCTCTCGCGATCCATGTACCTTACCGAAAGCTTCACGGTCTCAGTGAGCACATCGGCGTAGGTATATGAGACGCGCTTCACCACTCCTGGCTTCTCAGACACCTTCACAACGAACACCTTGGGGTACGTATTCTCAAGGACCCCTTCGGTCTCGAGGACTCTCTTGCGTCCCTGGTTCGCTCGTAAAGTGATGGTCTTGCCGACGAACAGCTCCAGGTCTCTCTTGATGTCCTCAAGGGCGTTTCTGGCTGCCATCTTACCACCTTCCTTGGCGGGCCATACCTGATACATTTTATCATAGACTCAGGAAGCCGTCAAGAAAGGTTTATAGTATAACCAAACCACTCCTCAAGTGTCAACGGGGCCATATGGCCACGTATTAGTCGTCGTAGCCCGGAATCGCCGGGAATGACCGTTCTGTCTCCGCATGTCTCAGTCGCAGTCACTCAAATTGCGACTGCACACACTGGCCTACTCAGGCCGTTTCCATCTCGGCTCACGGCCCGGTGTTCGGCAGGCTCAACCTGAGTTTGCCCTTGGTCTCAATGCCTCCGATCCCCTTGATGCCGCTCACAGTGTTCTCGATGGCGTGGGTCACTTGCACCACGCTGTCAAACGGAGTGAACGCCACCTTCTCGGCCACAAGGATCGGGTCGTAACAGTGGATGAAGACCCGCTCAGGGGAACTCGCGAAGTTCGCGCCGGCTTCCAGGAGGGCCTCGTAGTGCGACTGGCAGGCGCCTGCCACA
It encodes the following:
- a CDS encoding CAP domain-containing protein; this translates as MNRKTFLVTVLLVVSLAILMASAQTFAATYYSSSGNKTYYFSGSGNSGYYQSGGSSGTYGNYGGTYYSGGSYSGSGGTYYKSGNTWYYYSGGSYAPSKPAPQPQPQPQPQPQPQPQPQPQPQPQPNPTPGLSADEQRMIDLVNQERAKAGLAPLTVDPRLVDLARKKSQDMVANNYFSHTSPTYGDPFAMMKNAGISYRTAGENIAGAPTVDQAHSALMNSAGHRQNILNPNYNRIGVGVANGGPYGKMFTQLFIGTW
- a CDS encoding Veg family protein, encoding MAARNALEDIKRDLELFVGKTITLRANQGRKRVLETEGVLENTYPKVFVVKVSEKPGVVKRVSYTYADVLTETVKLSVRYMDRERRIGCAG